DNA from Mesorhizobium sp. DCY119:
TCAAAGAATCTTTCATGCACCCTTGAGCAATTGTTGCGGGAGAAGCAGACCGGCAAGCGCCTGCTTGCCGTTTCCATCTTCAGGAAAGACAAAAGCGCGCCCTACACGATGCGGCTGAACCTGCCGCACGGCTTGCTGCTGACAAATGGCGTCAAGGTCTGGATCGACGAGAAAACACAAACAACCTATCCGATCGTCACCGCCGACCAGCGCGGCAGCTACGCGGTCATCCCGCTCGATGCCGGAATGATCGACGGATTGAAGCAGGGAACCCTGCTGAATGTCGGCGTCAGTTCCTACACGGGCGGTGACATCATCTTTCAGTTGTCGCTGGCCGGATTTACCACCGGCCTTGCGAAAATCTGATGCAAGCCCTTGGATCATCAATAGATGATCCAGCCTGTTACCGAGCAACCCGGCAAAGATAAGAATGGGTTCAGCCTACGCCTATTTTCACCTCGACAAGTATTGTTGCTTGTGACCAGAATTTGTTCGGGCCGTTGGCGATGACCGAATATTTATGGAGGATCATCCAGATCTTAAGGCCATCATGGAAAGCCGAAGATGAGCGGAAAGAATGATCCGTTCGGAAGAGAAGGAAAAACCGTCATCGCCCCCTCCCCGGGCGGAGTGTCGAGGCGTGATTTTCGCGACGCCGCACCTCCGGCACCGGGTCTGCAGGCTTCGGCACGGCCGCCGGTCACCGGCACGATACTCAGCCCCGCATTCCCCATCGCCACTCCTGAAACGGGTGTGCGACAGCCCCAACAGGCGGCCCCGCGCTTTGCTCTCGACGTCGCGCTGAATGCAGCAAGCGGCGTAAAATTTCCATCGTCCAATCCGCTGATTGCGGCGGCGGCATCCTTGCTGATCCTGCTCGGCAGGCTGCGCCTGCACAGCACCGAAATCCAGCTGGCGCCGCTGATGAACCAGCTTTCCCGGCTGGTGACCGAGTTCGAGCAGAAGGCCACTGAGGCGGGCGTTGCGCAGGACGAGGCATCGGTCGCCAAATATGTGCTGTGCGGCACTGCCGACGAAATCGTGCAGAGCCTGCCGGGTGTCGATCGCGATGCCTGGACGCTGCACAGCCTGCTGGTGAAATTCTTTCAGGTCCGCTCCGCCAGCGTCGGGTTCTTCGAGGAACTGGACAAGGCGCTCGCCGACCCCGCGCAGCGATACGATCTGCTTGAACTGATGCATGCCTGCCTGCTGCTCGGCTTTCAGGGCCAGTATCGCGGCACACCGGGCGGAAGCGCGCTGTTGCAGCGCGTGACGGGCAACCTTCACCAGAGGATGCGGCAGATCAAGGCGCTGCCCGACGAGGAGATTTCGCCGCGCTGGCGGGGCATGGCGTTGCGCCGGGCGGGCGTTGGTCCGCGCGTGCCGCTGTGGGCGATCGCGAGCTTTGCCGGCGCCATTCTTGTCGGTGCGTTTTTCCTTTTGCGCTTCCTGATCGGCAACGAGGCCGATGCGCTGGAGACGCGGCTTGCGGGATTGAGCCCAACGACCGCGATAAAGATCGACCGGGTCGAGGCTGTTGCCTACACGCCACCGCCGCCGCAGGAAAGCACGCAGCTGCAGCGTGTTCGCACAGCGCTGGCCGACGAGATCGCCGCCGGCACGATGACGGTCGAGCCATCAGGCGACCAGATTGTGGTGAGCGTCAGCAACGCCGTGCTGTTTGCTTCCGGCAAAGTCGACGCCAGGAAGGAATTCGAGCCTATCGGCAAGAAGATCGCCGAGGCGCTGGACAAGGAGCCCGGCCCGATCAGCGTGATCGGCCACACCGACAATGTGAAGCCCAAGGTTTCGAGCCGATACAAGTCGAACCACGACCTGTCGCTGGCGCGCGCCGCATCCGTGCAGGCCGTGCTGGCAAAATCGCTGTCCGACGCGGCGCGGATCAAGGTCGACGGCAAGGGCGATCTCGAACCGATCGCAGACAACGGCACGCAGGAAGGGCGCGCGGCGAACCGGCGCGTGGAAATCATGATCCCGAAGGAAGAAACGCTGCAGTAGGAACGCATGGACCGCAAGCAACCGATATTCGCCTGGCTCGGGGCACTTCTCGCCCTGCTGGGCCTCGTTTGCTTCGGATTGGTCGTCTGGTTCGCCGGCCCGCTGATAACGTTCAACGGCTCGCAACCACTCGATTCAGTTTGGATTCGGACCGGCGTGATAGCGGCCGCCACCGTTCTGGTCGCCGGCGCTTACGCCGTCCGCGCATTGAGGGCGCGCGGCGCACAGAAGGCCATCGAGGCGGCGCTTCTTTCGAATGACGATCAAGGGAGCGACGGCCCGCTGCTCGCCAAGCGGATGGCCGATGCCATCGCGGTGCTCAAACGCGCGAGCGGCAAAAGCTCGTTCCTCTACGAAATGCCGTGGTATGTCGTCATCGGGCCGCCCGGCGCAGGCAAGACCACCGCGCTGGTCAATTCGGGACTGAAATTTCCGCTCGCCGAAAAAGAAGGGGCGGCACCCGTCGAGGGCGTCGGCGGCACCCGCAATTGCGACTTCTGGTTCACCGACGACGCCGTGCTGATCGATACTGCGGGCCGTTACACGACCCACGAATCCGACGCCGAGACGGACAAGAAAAGCTGGCTGTCGTTCCTTTCGCTGCTCAAGGCAAACCGGACAAGACAGCCGATCAACGGTGTCATTGTCGCCATCAGCGTGGAGGATTTGCTGACCTTGCCGGAATGGGAGCTGGCTTCTCACGCCAACGCCATCCGAAAACGCCTGTTCGAGCTTCTTCAGGAGCTGAAGGTCGATTTCCCGGTCTATGCTCTCTTCACAAAGGCCGATCTGATCGAGGGCTTTCGCGAGTATTTTGGCAGCTTCACCGAAGCGCGCCGCCGCAAGGTGTGGGGCGCGACCTTCCAGACCGAGAAGCGGAAGCAAAATCTCGTATCGCAAGTTCCGGTCGAGTTCGACGCGCTGGTCAGCCGCCTTACGGAGGAGCTTCCGGATCGCCTGCAGGAAGAACCGGACGCGACAGCACGCATCGCCATCTTCGGCTTTCCGGCGCAGGTCGGCGCGTTGCGGGAGCGTGTGGCCGACTTCCTCAACCAGATATTCGACCCGGCACGGCCGGAAAGCAGCGCCAGCCTGCGCGGCTTCTATTTCTCCTCGGGCACGCAGGAAGGCACGCCGATCGACCAGCTTATCGGTGCTATGGGCAGGAACCTTGCGGTCAGGCAGGCGAGCGAAAATCTCTCCGGGCGCGGCAAGAGTTTTTTCATCCACGATCTGCTGCAGGATTTGATATTTGCCGAGGCAGGATGGGGCTCTCTCGACAAGGGCATTGCCCGACGCAGCGCCATGCTGCGCTATGGCGGCATGGCGGCAATCGCATGCGTCTCAGCGCTGGTGCTCGGCACGCTGGGCTGGAGCTTTGCAGCCAACAAATCGCTGATCGCGGCGGGCGGAAACGCGATCGAGGCCTATCGCGCAGATGCCGGCCAGGAACTGACCAGACAGGACATGCCGGCGTCCGAACCGGTCACGGGAGCGGACCTCTCCGCAATTGCTGCCCTGCTCAGCCAGTTGCGCGAGATGCCGGCGGGCTATGCGCATCGCAACGAACCGACACCGGTGAACGAGACGTTTGGCCTGACGCAGCGCGAGACGTTGTCATCAGCAACGGAAGAGACCTACCGCAACGCACTGGAACGTATGCTGCGCCCGCGCCTCGTCCTGCGGACGGAACAGCAACTGGCTGCAAGCATCAACGAACCGACGGTCGCCTATCCGGCGCTGAAGACCTATCTGATGCTCGGCGGCAAGGCGCCCGGCGTCGAGGACGACTTTATCACTGGCTGGATGGAACGGGACTGGGAAGCCAACCTCCTGCCCGGTGCCGGCAACGAAGCCGCCCGACAGGAGCTTGCAACCGACCTGCGCGACATGCTGGAACTCGGGCGGTCACATGTGCCGGCAATCGAACTCGACGGCAAGCTGATCGCGCAGGCGCAGCAATCGCTCGCCGGCATGAAGCTCGCGGATCGCGCCGGGCTCGTCATGAGTTCCTCGGCCTATGCCAAGGGCTTGCGCGACCTGCCGCTCCTTAGCGGGGACGATGCCGCCAAGGTGTTTGAGACGCGCGACGGCACCCAGCTCGACCAGTTGAAAATCCCCGGCCTCTACACCAATGCCGGTTTTCACAAATTCTTCCTCGTGCAGCTCGCAGGCGTAGCAGACCGGCTCGCCGCCGAGCAATGGGTTATGGGCGATGCCGGGCAGAATGCCGAGCAGGTCAGCGGGCTTGAAGCGCTCGGCCCCGAACTCGTCGACCGCTACAGCAAGGACTTCATCGAGGCCTGGGAAAAGGTGCTGTCCAATCTCAAGCTGAAATCCATCACGCAGGATCAGCCTGACTATGGCGTTCTGGCAGCGGCATCGTCCGAGACGTCGCCGCTGCTCAAGCTGCTCGAAACCGTCGGCAACGAGACGACGCTCAGCCGGGGCGACGGCAGCCTCGACATGGAAAGCGCACAGATCTACGGCCTTGCCCGCATCGGGCTCATTCATCGGAAGTCGCAGCTGAGGGCTGGCGAAGCCGCAGGAAGCGCTGCGGGCGCGGTCAATCCCGGCGCCAATATCGAGGCCTATTTCAGGCTTTACCAGAACTGGATCGAAGGAGCCCCCGGCAGCCGCCCGGTCGATATCCTTCTGAAGAATCTCGGCGAAGTCCGGGAAAGCCTGAAGGTCATAACCGACTATCCGTCGCAATCAGGACCGGCCAACGAGAAGCTGCGGCTTCAGGTGGTCAATCTGCGCGGAACCATGTCGCGCCTTCCCAAGCCATTCGCCACGATGATCTCGGAAGTCGTCGAGGAGTTCGAGGGGGCGGAGGCCAGCAGTTCGAAATCGCAACTCAATCAGGCGCTGGCCGCAAACATCACCAAGCTGTGCCAGCGGATCGTTTCCGGCAAGTACCCCTTTGCGAGGGATGCCGATGGCGACGTCCAGATTGGCGAATTCACGCAGCTGTTCGGTCCCAATGGCCTGATGGACAAGTTCTTCGACGAGCATCTGGCGCCGCTGGCAAACATTACCGGCGATGCCTGGGACTGGCAGAAGGACACGCGGCTGGGGCGCGAGCTCTCCAGCGATACGCTTCGCCAGTTCCAGCGCGCAGCCGAAATCCGCAATGCCTTCTTTGCCGATGGCAGCCCGACACCTGCCGTGAAGGTGACGATCGCCCCGCACACCATCTCCAAGGACGCCGAGGCGCTGCTGGTGGTCAACCAGATCGTCATCCAGACCTCGATGGCCGGAAATACGCCGCAGACGATTGCATGGCCTGGCGACGGCGCCTCGAGCAGCGCCAAGCTCAGCATCTTCCCCGAAATAGCCGGGCGGGATTCGAGTATCGACAAGAACGGCCCCTGGGCGCTGATGCGCCTGATCGACACCGGCTCCATCGCCCAGGAAGGCGACGACCTGGTGGTGCGGTT
Protein-coding regions in this window:
- a CDS encoding invasion associated locus B family protein — its product is MARIRASRFAAIGVAAVLCICASLSFATAQTKPQAKPTADEKPQPGWRISCQGDAASKNLSCTLEQLLREKQTGKRLLAVSIFRKDKSAPYTMRLNLPHGLLLTNGVKVWIDEKTQTTYPIVTADQRGSYAVIPLDAGMIDGLKQGTLLNVGVSSYTGGDIIFQLSLAGFTTGLAKI
- the tssL gene encoding type VI secretion system protein TssL, long form, with product MSGKNDPFGREGKTVIAPSPGGVSRRDFRDAAPPAPGLQASARPPVTGTILSPAFPIATPETGVRQPQQAAPRFALDVALNAASGVKFPSSNPLIAAAASLLILLGRLRLHSTEIQLAPLMNQLSRLVTEFEQKATEAGVAQDEASVAKYVLCGTADEIVQSLPGVDRDAWTLHSLLVKFFQVRSASVGFFEELDKALADPAQRYDLLELMHACLLLGFQGQYRGTPGGSALLQRVTGNLHQRMRQIKALPDEEISPRWRGMALRRAGVGPRVPLWAIASFAGAILVGAFFLLRFLIGNEADALETRLAGLSPTTAIKIDRVEAVAYTPPPPQESTQLQRVRTALADEIAAGTMTVEPSGDQIVVSVSNAVLFASGKVDARKEFEPIGKKIAEALDKEPGPISVIGHTDNVKPKVSSRYKSNHDLSLARAASVQAVLAKSLSDAARIKVDGKGDLEPIADNGTQEGRAANRRVEIMIPKEETLQ
- the tssM gene encoding type VI secretion system membrane subunit TssM, translated to MDRKQPIFAWLGALLALLGLVCFGLVVWFAGPLITFNGSQPLDSVWIRTGVIAAATVLVAGAYAVRALRARGAQKAIEAALLSNDDQGSDGPLLAKRMADAIAVLKRASGKSSFLYEMPWYVVIGPPGAGKTTALVNSGLKFPLAEKEGAAPVEGVGGTRNCDFWFTDDAVLIDTAGRYTTHESDAETDKKSWLSFLSLLKANRTRQPINGVIVAISVEDLLTLPEWELASHANAIRKRLFELLQELKVDFPVYALFTKADLIEGFREYFGSFTEARRRKVWGATFQTEKRKQNLVSQVPVEFDALVSRLTEELPDRLQEEPDATARIAIFGFPAQVGALRERVADFLNQIFDPARPESSASLRGFYFSSGTQEGTPIDQLIGAMGRNLAVRQASENLSGRGKSFFIHDLLQDLIFAEAGWGSLDKGIARRSAMLRYGGMAAIACVSALVLGTLGWSFAANKSLIAAGGNAIEAYRADAGQELTRQDMPASEPVTGADLSAIAALLSQLREMPAGYAHRNEPTPVNETFGLTQRETLSSATEETYRNALERMLRPRLVLRTEQQLAASINEPTVAYPALKTYLMLGGKAPGVEDDFITGWMERDWEANLLPGAGNEAARQELATDLRDMLELGRSHVPAIELDGKLIAQAQQSLAGMKLADRAGLVMSSSAYAKGLRDLPLLSGDDAAKVFETRDGTQLDQLKIPGLYTNAGFHKFFLVQLAGVADRLAAEQWVMGDAGQNAEQVSGLEALGPELVDRYSKDFIEAWEKVLSNLKLKSITQDQPDYGVLAAASSETSPLLKLLETVGNETTLSRGDGSLDMESAQIYGLARIGLIHRKSQLRAGEAAGSAAGAVNPGANIEAYFRLYQNWIEGAPGSRPVDILLKNLGEVRESLKVITDYPSQSGPANEKLRLQVVNLRGTMSRLPKPFATMISEVVEEFEGAEASSSKSQLNQALAANITKLCQRIVSGKYPFARDADGDVQIGEFTQLFGPNGLMDKFFDEHLAPLANITGDAWDWQKDTRLGRELSSDTLRQFQRAAEIRNAFFADGSPTPAVKVTIAPHTISKDAEALLVVNQIVIQTSMAGNTPQTIAWPGDGASSSAKLSIFPEIAGRDSSIDKNGPWALMRLIDTGSIAQEGDDLVVRFVVGGREVSYSIRTGSSYNPLFLPALRDFNCPAGF